The following proteins come from a genomic window of Streptomyces sp. Sge12:
- the eccE gene encoding type VII secretion protein EccE, with protein MATATEQQTGAPAPARGGVTPHPKSSPGRFGPFRLQQLVLLQVAAAALLVAWVVEPLLLVPTGVLALVLVVLAVVRRHQRSLPEWIGGALALRTRRRRAAAFAVPAGTEPGLAPLVEADPALRTLTFSDRDRRPVGMIGDGTFLTAVVQVDTDATALRPDRAARPLPLAVVRDILEVDGIRLESAQLVQHTQPAPAPHLPAQSMATRNYAPLQARTGTPAVRLTWIALKLDPELCPEAVTARGGGLPGAQRCLVRAADQLASRLAGAGFTATVLTEQELTAALATSSCANPMAITQAGRSTSTGRRTEETSRTWRCDDRRHTTYWIGRWPQLGGAGAAALPQFVALLTSLPALATNFSLTMAPAERQGVTLTGHVRVTGRSDEELVAARRELERTARGVKTGLVRLDREQVPGLLASLPLGGAR; from the coding sequence ATGGCCACCGCGACGGAGCAGCAGACCGGCGCGCCCGCACCGGCGCGCGGCGGGGTGACGCCGCATCCGAAGTCGAGCCCCGGCCGCTTCGGTCCGTTCCGACTGCAACAGCTCGTACTGCTTCAAGTCGCGGCAGCCGCGCTGCTGGTGGCCTGGGTGGTCGAACCGCTGCTGCTGGTGCCCACCGGTGTACTGGCGCTCGTCCTGGTGGTGCTCGCGGTCGTACGCCGCCACCAGCGCTCCCTGCCCGAATGGATCGGCGGCGCGCTCGCGCTGCGTACGCGCCGCCGCCGGGCCGCGGCCTTCGCCGTGCCCGCGGGCACCGAACCGGGCCTCGCCCCGCTGGTCGAGGCCGACCCGGCGCTGCGCACCCTCACCTTCAGCGACCGCGACCGGCGGCCCGTCGGGATGATCGGCGACGGGACCTTCCTGACCGCGGTCGTCCAGGTGGACACGGACGCCACCGCGCTGCGGCCCGACCGGGCGGCGCGGCCGCTGCCGCTCGCCGTCGTACGGGACATCCTCGAAGTGGACGGCATCCGGCTGGAGTCCGCACAGCTCGTGCAGCACACCCAGCCCGCGCCCGCCCCGCACCTGCCCGCCCAGTCGATGGCGACGCGCAACTACGCGCCGTTGCAGGCCCGGACGGGCACCCCGGCGGTCCGCCTGACGTGGATCGCGCTCAAGCTCGACCCGGAGCTGTGCCCGGAGGCCGTCACCGCGCGCGGCGGCGGGCTGCCCGGAGCCCAGCGGTGCCTGGTGCGCGCCGCGGACCAGTTGGCGAGCCGGCTGGCCGGCGCCGGGTTCACGGCCACCGTGCTGACCGAGCAGGAGCTGACGGCGGCCCTCGCCACGTCCTCGTGCGCCAACCCGATGGCGATCACCCAGGCCGGGCGGTCGACCAGCACCGGGCGGCGCACCGAGGAGACCTCGCGGACCTGGCGCTGCGACGACCGGCGGCACACGACGTACTGGATAGGCCGCTGGCCGCAGCTGGGCGGCGCCGGCGCGGCCGCGCTGCCGCAGTTCGTGGCACTGCTGACCTCGCTGCCCGCGCTGGCGACGAACTTCAGCCTGACGATGGCCCCGGCGGAGCGACAGGGCGTCACCCTGACCGGACACGTACGGGTGACAGGACGCAGCGATGAGGAACTCGTCGCGGCGCGCCGGGAGTTGGAGAGGACGGCGCGCGGCGTGAAGACCGGACTGGTGCGGCTCGACCGTGAACAGGTGCCGGGGCTGCTGGCTTCGCTGCCGCTGGGAGGGGCTCGATGA